The Sulfitobacter sp. SK011 genome has a window encoding:
- the lptE gene encoding LPS assembly lipoprotein LptE: protein MSLLNRRTLLLAPLALAACGFEPVYGPGGNGTALQNRVLVDEPNERYGYFLTREIEGRLGRAATPTYGLALTIATKQAGLATDVEGNTRRFNLIGTVDYALRDLSTGQIVTSGKVDNFTGYSATGTTVATLAGEQDAQVRLMTILADQIVTRLFAADISG, encoded by the coding sequence ATGTCGTTGCTTAATCGCAGAACCCTGCTTTTGGCCCCGCTGGCATTAGCCGCCTGCGGGTTTGAACCGGTGTATGGCCCCGGTGGCAATGGCACGGCATTGCAGAATCGCGTTTTGGTTGATGAACCGAATGAGCGTTATGGATATTTCCTGACCCGCGAAATTGAAGGGCGGCTGGGCCGCGCCGCGACACCAACGTATGGTTTGGCACTTACAATCGCGACCAAACAAGCAGGTCTTGCCACAGATGTTGAGGGCAATACCCGGCGGTTCAACCTGATTGGCACCGTGGATTATGCGCTGCGTGACCTGTCGACGGGTCAGATTGTCACGTCGGGCAAGGTTGACAATTTCACAGGTTATTCTGCGACCGGCACAACCGTTGCGACACTGGCCGGGGAACAGGATGCACAGGTACGGCTGATGACCATTTTGGCAGACCAGATTGTCACCCGCTTGTTTGCCGCTGACATAAGCGGATGA